Within Streptomyces sp. NBC_00704, the genomic segment CCGCGCGCAAGGCGCTGGCCGCGCCCGAGGACACGGGCGCGGCCGGGACCGTGCGGCTGCTGCACCGCATCTGCCAGGTGTACGCGGCCGTGGGCATCGCCGTCCCCGTGTTCGGGTTCGCCACCGCGAGCGCGATGGGGGTGATGGGCGACCCGTGGCTGATCGCGTCGATCGTGCTGACCGTCCTGGCCGCAGGCGTCCTGCTGATCCTGGTGCTGCCGCGGCAGGAGGTGCTCGTCGAGGGGCGGGGGGCGCGGGCGACGACCGTCCGGCTCGCCATGTTCACCGGCGTGTTCAACCTGCTGTGGGCGACGGTGACGGTCCTGATGATCGTCCGGCCCGGATCGACGACGGGGGCGTAGGCGGACCGGGGCGGGTCAGGGGACCCCGCCCCGGTCCGCGACGCGTCAGGCCGACTCCGGGCCGCGTCAGGCCGGCTTCGCGCCGCGGCCGGCCACGCCCTTGGCCTTCGCCGCCGCCGCGCTCAGCGGCTTGGCGATGTCCTCCAGGGAACGCCGTTCGGCGTTGACCGCCAGGAACGCCGCGACCAGGCCCGCCAGGCACATCAGGGTCGCGCCGACGCAGAAGGCGAGGACCGTGTCGCCGACCTTGCCGGTGTCGGTGAGCTTGGCGAACAGCAGGGGGCCGCTGATGCCGCCGGCGGCCGTGCCGAGGGCGTAGAAGAAGGCGATGGACATCGCGCGGGTCTCCATCGGGAAGATCTCGGAGACCGTCAGATAGGCGCTCGACGCGCCCGCCGAAGCGAAGAACAGCACCACGCACCAGCAGGCCGTCATCGTCGTCGCGTTCAGCGAGCCCTGGTCGAACAGCCAGGCCGTGCCGAACAGCAGCAGACCCGACAGCAGGTACGTCGAGGAGATCATCACCCGGCGGCCGACCGTGTCGAACAGCTTGCCCAGCAGCAGCGGGCCGCAGAAGTTGCCGATCGCGATGACGGCGAAGTAGTAGCCGGTGTTGCCACTCGGCACGTCGAAGAACTTCGTCAGGATCGCGCCGAAGCCGAAGGTGATCGCGTTGTAGAGGAACGCCTGGCCGATGAAGAGGGAGAAGCCGAGGACCGCGCGGCGACGGTACTTCGAGAACACCGTGCGGGCGATCTCGACGAAGGACACGCTGCGCCGCTGGTGGATCGTCAGCTCGCCCTCGGCGCGCGGCAGCCGCTCCCCCTTGTCCTCCTCGATCTGCTTCTCGATGGAGGTGACGATCTCCTCGGCCTCGCGGTCGCGGCCGTGGATCAGCAGCCACCGTGGGCTCTCCGGGACGTGCCGCCGCACGAGGAGGATGACCAGGGCGAGGACGGCGCCCAGGGCGAACGTCAGCCGCCAGCCGACGTCGGCCGCGAAGATGTCCGTGTTCAGCGCGACGATCGACAGCAGCGAACCGGCGACCGCGCCCAGCCAGAAGCTGCCGTTGATGATGAGGTCGACGCGCCCCCGGTACTGCGCCGGGATCAGCTCGTCGATCGCCGAGTTGATGGCCGCGTACTCGCCGCCGATGCCGAAGCCGGTGAGGAAGCGGAAGAGCAGGAACCACCAGGTGTCGAAGGAGACGGCGGTCAGGGCGGTGGCCGCCAGATACACCGCGAGGGTGATCATGAAGAGCTTCTTGCGGCCCCATTTGTCGGTCAGCCGGCCCCAGAAGAGCGCGCCGATGCAGGCGCCGGCCACGTACAGCGCGGCCGCGATGCCGGTGACCTGCCCGGAGGTGATGGGCAGGCCGCTGCCCGGCTCGGACAGCCGGCTCGCGATGTTCCCGACGACCGTGACCTCCAGGCCGTCCAGGATCCACACGGTGCCCAGTCCGAAGACGATGGTCCAGTGCCAGCGCGACCAGGGCAGCCGGTCCAGGCGGGCGGGGATGTCTGTGGTGATCGTGCGGTCTCTCTCGGCCGGCACGGCAGCTTCGGCGCTGGTCATGGGCTCCCTCCTCGGCACGCACGCTCCTCGTCGAGCGACGCGGTCCGTGTTCCCGCGACCAGCGCCTTCAAGCCCCGCATACCTGGACGCCCCGCACAGCCCGCGCCACCGCCGGGCCACGGACGTCCGCACCACCGCCGGGTCACGGGCGTCCGCGCCGCCGCGTCGACGGGACGAGGGCCGCGCGGCCCGCTGCCGGGGGCGTCCGTGCCGGGGTCAGGCGCCCAGGGCCCGGGCCACGGTGTAGATCAGCAGGCCGGCCAGTGAGCCCACCACCGTGCCGTTGATGCGGATGAACTGGAGGTCCCGGCCGATGTTCGCCTCGATCTTGCGGGTGGTGTGCTCGGGGTCCCAGCTCGCCACCGTGTCGGTGATCAGCGAGGTGATCTCCTTGCGGTACGTCGTGACGACGTGCACCGCGGCCCCCTCGACCCAGCTGTCGACCTTCTCCTGCACCTTGGGCTCCGTCGCCATCCGGGCCCCCAGCGACAGCAGCGAGGCCCGCACCCGCAGACGCAGCTCGCTGCGCTCGTCCTCCGCCGCCGCGACGATCATCGAGCGGACGGCCGTCCAGGCGGACGCGATCAGGTCCTGGACCTCGCCCCGGCCCAGCACCTCGCCCTTGAGCCGCTCCACCCGCGCGCGGGTCTGCGTGTCGGACTGGAGATCCGCGGCGAAGTCGGTGAGGAACCGGTCGAGGGCCCCGCGGGCCGGGTGGGAGGGCATGTC encodes:
- a CDS encoding MFS transporter; the encoded protein is MTSAEAAVPAERDRTITTDIPARLDRLPWSRWHWTIVFGLGTVWILDGLEVTVVGNIASRLSEPGSGLPITSGQVTGIAAALYVAGACIGALFWGRLTDKWGRKKLFMITLAVYLAATALTAVSFDTWWFLLFRFLTGFGIGGEYAAINSAIDELIPAQYRGRVDLIINGSFWLGAVAGSLLSIVALNTDIFAADVGWRLTFALGAVLALVILLVRRHVPESPRWLLIHGRDREAEEIVTSIEKQIEEDKGERLPRAEGELTIHQRRSVSFVEIARTVFSKYRRRAVLGFSLFIGQAFLYNAITFGFGAILTKFFDVPSGNTGYYFAVIAIGNFCGPLLLGKLFDTVGRRVMISSTYLLSGLLLFGTAWLFDQGSLNATTMTACWCVVLFFASAGASSAYLTVSEIFPMETRAMSIAFFYALGTAAGGISGPLLFAKLTDTGKVGDTVLAFCVGATLMCLAGLVAAFLAVNAERRSLEDIAKPLSAAAAKAKGVAGRGAKPA